Proteins from one Thermobifida alba genomic window:
- a CDS encoding NAD(P)H-dependent oxidoreductase — protein sequence MSVTVLVGNPRPGSRTATAALAAARHVASALGLPGDPDLVDLAALAPSLLLPGPPPEVAEALERVTGAELLVVASPTYKATYTGLLKVFLDLLPGGALSGVTALPLLVMGSPAHTLAVEVHLRPLLVELGAHVPSPGLAVLQDTVPRDGASGPDLDAVLAPWAERVAPQIRSPRRSRAAV from the coding sequence GTGTCCGTCACCGTCCTCGTCGGGAACCCCCGCCCGGGGTCCCGCACCGCCACCGCGGCGCTGGCCGCGGCCCGCCACGTGGCCTCGGCCCTGGGCCTGCCGGGCGACCCCGACCTCGTCGACCTGGCCGCCCTGGCCCCGTCCCTGCTCCTGCCCGGTCCTCCCCCGGAGGTCGCCGAGGCGCTGGAGCGGGTGACCGGGGCCGAGCTGCTCGTCGTGGCGAGCCCGACCTACAAGGCCACCTACACCGGCCTGCTCAAGGTCTTCCTGGACCTGCTGCCCGGCGGCGCCCTCTCCGGCGTCACCGCCCTGCCCCTGCTGGTCATGGGATCCCCCGCCCATACACTCGCCGTGGAGGTCCACCTGCGCCCGCTGCTCGTCGAGCTCGGCGCGCACGTGCCCTCCCCCGGCCTGGCCGTCCTCCAGGACACCGTTCCGCGCGACGGGGCCTCCGGCCCCGACCTGGACGCCGTGCTGGCTCCCTGGGCCGAGCGGGTCGCGCCCCAGATCCGCTCGCCCCGCCGCAGCCGGGCGGCCGTGTGA
- a CDS encoding flavin reductase family protein, protein MGNPDTALRPAQPRDEVSAEQFRQLLRQHPAGVVIVTADVAGRPVGLTATSFTSVSLNPPLVSFYIATTSSTWTHLSRADSFSVHLLGEDQADLAARFAAKGVDRFAPPTRWSYGLDGTPALEGVAARLVCRRYDTQLIGDHWLVVGRVVHSAVHDASRPPLLYHRGSFGGFAAL, encoded by the coding sequence ATGGGCAACCCCGACACCGCCCTGCGCCCCGCGCAGCCCCGCGACGAGGTCAGCGCCGAGCAGTTCCGCCAGCTCCTGCGCCAGCACCCCGCCGGGGTCGTCATCGTCACGGCCGACGTCGCGGGCCGGCCGGTGGGGCTGACCGCCACGTCCTTCACCAGCGTCAGCCTCAACCCGCCGCTGGTCTCCTTCTACATCGCCACCACCTCGTCGACGTGGACGCACCTGAGCCGGGCGGACTCCTTCAGCGTGCACCTGCTGGGCGAGGACCAGGCCGACCTGGCGGCGCGCTTCGCGGCCAAGGGCGTGGACCGCTTCGCGCCGCCGACCCGCTGGTCCTACGGCCTGGACGGGACGCCCGCCCTGGAGGGGGTGGCCGCGCGGCTGGTGTGCCGCAGGTACGACACCCAGCTCATCGGCGACCACTGGCTGGTGGTGGGCCGCGTGGTGCACAGCGCGGTCCACGACGCCTCCCGGCCCCCGCTCCTCTACCACCGCGGCTCCTTCGGCGGGTTCGCGGCGCTGTGA
- a CDS encoding ABC transporter ATP-binding protein has translation MASPPVADLAVQVRGLRKSYGAQTVLDGVDLDIRRGEFFALLGPSGTGKTTLLRVLAGLETPDAGEVWVPPRRTTVYQEPRLVPARRVLANVTIGQPRGAATRQAGLRALAEVGLADKARAWPATLSGGEAQRVALARALVRDPELLLLDEPFAALDALTRLHMQDLVADLCVRHRPAVLLVTHDVDEAVRLADRVAVLRGGRFVHDVRIDAEHPRDRDDPAVLAHRRDLLARLGVGTGR, from the coding sequence ATGGCCAGCCCGCCCGTTGCCGACCTGGCCGTCCAGGTCCGCGGACTGCGCAAGTCCTACGGCGCCCAGACCGTCCTGGACGGAGTCGACCTCGACATCCGCCGCGGCGAGTTCTTCGCCCTGCTGGGCCCCAGCGGCACCGGCAAGACCACCCTGCTGCGCGTGCTCGCCGGCCTGGAGACGCCCGACGCCGGCGAGGTCTGGGTGCCGCCCCGGCGCACCACCGTCTACCAGGAGCCGCGCCTGGTACCGGCCCGCCGGGTGCTCGCCAACGTCACCATCGGACAGCCCCGCGGCGCCGCCACCCGGCAGGCCGGCCTGCGCGCCCTGGCGGAGGTCGGCCTGGCCGACAAGGCCCGGGCCTGGCCCGCCACCCTCTCCGGCGGCGAGGCCCAGCGCGTCGCCCTGGCCCGGGCGCTCGTGCGCGACCCCGAACTGCTGCTCCTGGACGAGCCCTTCGCCGCCCTGGACGCGCTGACCCGGCTGCACATGCAGGACCTCGTGGCCGACCTGTGCGTCCGGCACCGCCCCGCGGTGCTGCTCGTCACCCACGACGTCGACGAGGCCGTCCGACTGGCCGACCGGGTCGCGGTGCTGCGCGGCGGGCGCTTCGTCCACGACGTGCGCATCGACGCCGAGCACCCCCGCGACCGCGACGACCCCGCCGTCCTGGCCCACCGCCGCGACCTCCTCGCCCGCCTCGGCGTGGGCACCGGACGCTGA
- a CDS encoding NrtA/SsuA/CpmA family ABC transporter substrate-binding protein, whose product MNPFTRSAAAALTLLTAALALTACGPEEESPSGGAVIRIGDPGNVGPLAYAKREGIFEDRLAEVGATIEWGGSYASFTAASDALKSGDLNVQQGAVSPAVGSLASTDDLRIFIVADLVGDPAPLRDGLVVPPDSDIRTVADLKGRRVAVNQAGKGEYLLLRALEAEGVDPDEVERVYLNPQEGAAAFASGKVDAWWAIVDAYPEAVANGARTVVTSRDIDDADLNVFVARKDLLEEHPEAAEVFFEVLNELIEEGRSRPEKFQNVFLDQGPTALDGDRLAESVELTRAATSYRYPTEEDLARIESVAATFVDHGLLDGPVNASDIVFDLPAALD is encoded by the coding sequence ATGAACCCCTTCACCCGAAGCGCCGCCGCGGCGCTGACCCTGCTGACCGCCGCCCTGGCCCTCACCGCCTGCGGGCCCGAGGAGGAGTCCCCCTCCGGCGGAGCGGTCATCCGCATCGGCGACCCCGGCAACGTCGGCCCCCTCGCCTACGCCAAGCGCGAGGGCATCTTCGAGGACCGCCTCGCCGAGGTCGGCGCGACCATCGAGTGGGGCGGCTCCTACGCCTCCTTCACCGCCGCCTCCGACGCCCTCAAGTCCGGCGACCTCAACGTCCAGCAGGGCGCCGTCTCCCCCGCGGTCGGCTCCCTGGCCAGCACCGACGACCTGCGCATCTTCATCGTCGCGGACCTCGTCGGCGACCCCGCGCCGCTGCGCGACGGCCTCGTGGTGCCCCCCGACAGCGACATCCGGACCGTCGCCGACCTGAAGGGGCGCAGGGTCGCCGTCAACCAGGCCGGAAAGGGCGAGTACCTGCTGCTGCGCGCCCTGGAGGCCGAGGGCGTCGACCCCGACGAGGTCGAACGCGTCTACCTCAACCCGCAGGAGGGGGCGGCGGCCTTCGCCTCCGGCAAGGTGGACGCCTGGTGGGCGATCGTGGACGCCTACCCCGAGGCCGTCGCCAACGGCGCCAGGACCGTCGTCACCAGCCGGGACATCGACGACGCGGACCTCAACGTCTTCGTCGCCCGCAAGGACCTGCTGGAGGAGCACCCCGAGGCCGCCGAGGTGTTCTTCGAGGTCCTCAACGAGCTCATCGAGGAGGGCCGCAGCCGGCCCGAGAAGTTCCAGAACGTGTTCCTCGACCAGGGCCCCACCGCCCTGGACGGCGACCGCCTCGCCGAGAGCGTCGAGCTGACCAGGGCCGCGACCTCCTACCGCTACCCCACCGAGGAGGACCTGGCCCGCATCGAGAGCGTCGCCGCGACCTTCGTCGACCACGGACTGCTCGACGGGCCGGTCAACGCCTCCGACATCGTCTTCGACCTGCCCGCCGCCCTGGACTGA
- a CDS encoding IclR family transcriptional regulator, with the protein MAEESRPAGAQAVVRALRVLHCFRDHGPELGATDIARILDLRTSTAHRLVRTLAAEGFLEQAPGTARYRLGASVAELGQVLYRQRGLHRAEPLLASLAEVTRTSPGLAVHSGRRAVVVVGGPADPESGLGVSIPLHASAMGKVLVAWNPDFDVADLGELPALTPRTITDPRRLRAELERVRERGYALNDEEQALGKRTVAVPLADEYGQVQMALALRADTEGLPLERVPELAEIGREYALAFQRVLLRPAR; encoded by the coding sequence ATGGCGGAGGAGTCCCGTCCGGCGGGAGCCCAGGCGGTGGTGCGGGCGCTGCGGGTGCTGCACTGCTTCCGCGACCACGGGCCCGAGCTCGGGGCGACCGACATCGCCCGCATCCTGGACCTGCGGACCAGCACCGCACACCGACTGGTGCGCACCCTGGCCGCGGAGGGGTTCCTGGAACAGGCCCCCGGCACCGCCCGCTACCGGCTGGGGGCCTCCGTCGCCGAACTGGGGCAGGTGCTCTACCGGCAGCGCGGGCTCCACCGGGCCGAGCCGCTGCTCGCCAGCCTGGCCGAGGTCACGCGGACCTCTCCCGGCCTGGCCGTCCACAGCGGGCGGCGCGCCGTCGTCGTCGTGGGCGGCCCCGCCGACCCCGAGTCCGGACTCGGGGTGAGCATCCCCCTGCACGCCTCGGCGATGGGCAAGGTCCTGGTCGCCTGGAACCCCGACTTCGACGTCGCCGACCTGGGCGAGCTGCCCGCGCTGACCCCGCGGACCATCACCGACCCCCGGCGCCTGCGCGCCGAGCTGGAGCGGGTGCGCGAACGCGGCTACGCCCTCAACGACGAGGAGCAGGCCCTCGGCAAGCGCACGGTCGCCGTGCCGCTGGCCGACGAGTACGGCCAGGTCCAGATGGCGCTGGCGCTGCGCGCCGACACCGAGGGGCTGCCGCTGGAGCGCGTCCCCGAGCTCGCCGAGATCGGGCGCGAGTACGCGCTGGCCTTCCAGCGGGTGCTGCTGCGCCCCGCCCGCTGA
- a CDS encoding ABC transporter permease, translating into MTVPSRPLLHDPPGSADAADRAPAASALERPAPLRGRRRHPAVSPILRASVPVLLVALWWWGTDAGLVDPRVLSSPPDVVDALRELVATGQLAEFLAASFRRAALGVALGVGAGLVLGVAAGLSALAEELVDPSMQIVRAVPFLALVPLFISWFGVDEAFKVVLIAVAAVAPMYAYTYLGVRSVDRRVVEAARGFGLRGPRLAVGVIIPGALPSILMALRICMTVSLTGLIAAEQIGTTAGIGYLVTLAQQYYRTDYMVLCIALYAVLGLLIDLVIRVLERVLMPWRGHVAAR; encoded by the coding sequence ATGACCGTTCCGTCCCGACCGCTGCTCCACGACCCGCCCGGCTCCGCGGACGCCGCCGACCGCGCCCCGGCGGCGTCCGCCCTGGAGCGCCCCGCCCCCCTGCGGGGCCGCCGGCGCCACCCCGCGGTGTCGCCGATCCTGCGCGCCAGCGTCCCCGTGCTGCTGGTGGCCCTGTGGTGGTGGGGCACGGACGCCGGCCTCGTCGACCCCCGGGTGCTGTCCAGCCCGCCCGACGTGGTCGACGCGCTGCGCGAACTGGTGGCCACCGGCCAGCTCGCCGAGTTCCTGGCGGCCTCCTTCCGCCGGGCCGCGCTCGGCGTCGCCCTCGGAGTGGGCGCCGGACTCGTCCTGGGGGTGGCGGCCGGACTGTCCGCGCTCGCCGAGGAACTCGTCGACCCGTCCATGCAGATCGTCCGCGCCGTGCCGTTCCTGGCCCTGGTGCCGCTGTTCATCTCCTGGTTCGGCGTCGACGAGGCCTTCAAGGTCGTGCTCATCGCGGTCGCGGCCGTCGCCCCCATGTACGCCTACACCTACCTCGGCGTGCGCAGCGTGGACCGCCGGGTCGTGGAGGCGGCGCGGGGCTTCGGCCTGCGCGGCCCGCGGCTGGCCGTCGGCGTCATCATCCCCGGCGCGCTGCCCAGCATCCTCATGGCGCTGCGCATCTGCATGACGGTCAGCCTCACCGGGCTCATCGCCGCCGAGCAGATCGGCACCACCGCCGGGATCGGCTACCTGGTCACCCTGGCCCAGCAGTACTACCGCACCGACTACATGGTGCTGTGCATCGCCCTGTACGCGGTGCTCGGCCTGCTCATCGACCTGGTGATCCGGGTCCTGGAACGCGTCCTCATGCCCTGGCGCGGCCACGTCGCCGCCCGCTGA
- a CDS encoding winged helix-turn-helix domain-containing protein, translated as MTTSDTHRPVLRADAVPSRHDEERLLGVIPLEDLRRVMVVVGHVVEASTVGGVPADGGSADDSLVIDRASWRVWVRGVPVSLSYQEFRLLAHLVAAPGRVFTRQELLDQVWSPGSPTTARSVDVHVHRIRRKLGDLGDRLVTVRRVGYVYRPR; from the coding sequence ATGACCACCAGCGACACCCACCGCCCGGTGCTCCGCGCCGACGCCGTGCCGTCCCGGCACGACGAGGAGCGGCTGCTCGGCGTGATCCCCCTGGAGGATCTGCGCAGAGTCATGGTCGTCGTCGGCCACGTCGTGGAGGCGTCGACCGTCGGCGGGGTCCCCGCCGACGGCGGCTCCGCGGACGACTCCCTCGTCATCGACCGGGCCTCGTGGCGGGTGTGGGTGCGCGGCGTCCCCGTGTCCCTCTCCTACCAGGAGTTCCGCCTCCTGGCGCACCTGGTCGCGGCGCCGGGGCGGGTGTTCACCCGCCAGGAGCTGCTGGACCAGGTCTGGTCGCCCGGATCGCCCACCACGGCCCGGTCGGTGGACGTCCACGTCCACCGGATCCGCCGCAAGCTCGGCGACCTGGGCGACCGGCTGGTCACCGTACGGCGGGTCGGCTACGTCTACCGGCCCCGGTGA
- a CDS encoding LLM class flavin-dependent oxidoreductase, which translates to MSLTFHWFLPTQGDSRGIVDPVTETASAWRSREPSFGYLLQVARAAEQLGFEGVLTPTGAWCEDAWVTTASLLGTVQRLKFLVAFRPGLVSPTLAAQMAATYQRLSGGRLLLNVVTGGESAEQRAYGDFLDKEERYARTDEFLRIVTRLWEGRTVDFSGEHLVVEGAALHRPPDPRPRLYFGGSSPAALRVAARRVDTYLTWGEPPAAVADKLDRVRQLAAEAGRSLEYGIRLHVITRDTSAEAWREAERLLERLPADTVAQIQAGLARSESEGQRRMLALHGGRRDNLEVHPNLWAGVGLARGGAGTALVGSHTEVADRIEEYHRLGITEFVLSGYPHLEEAYWFGEGVLPLLRRRGLWQHPGAGPEAASAHVPFLGAPRVPAATT; encoded by the coding sequence ATGTCCCTGACGTTCCACTGGTTCCTGCCCACCCAGGGCGACAGCCGTGGCATCGTCGACCCCGTCACGGAGACCGCCTCGGCGTGGCGCTCCCGGGAGCCGTCCTTCGGCTACCTCCTCCAGGTGGCCCGGGCCGCCGAGCAACTGGGCTTCGAGGGGGTGCTGACCCCGACCGGCGCCTGGTGCGAGGACGCCTGGGTGACCACCGCGTCGCTGCTGGGCACGGTCCAGCGGCTGAAGTTCCTGGTGGCCTTCCGCCCCGGGCTGGTCTCGCCCACCCTGGCCGCGCAGATGGCCGCGACCTACCAGCGGCTCAGCGGGGGCCGCCTGCTGCTCAACGTGGTCACCGGCGGGGAGAGCGCGGAGCAGCGCGCCTACGGCGACTTCCTCGACAAGGAGGAACGCTACGCCCGCACCGACGAGTTCCTGCGGATCGTGACCCGGCTGTGGGAGGGCCGGACCGTCGACTTCAGCGGAGAGCACCTGGTGGTCGAGGGGGCGGCGCTGCACCGTCCCCCCGACCCCCGGCCCCGCCTCTACTTCGGCGGCTCCTCCCCCGCCGCGCTCCGGGTGGCGGCGCGCCGCGTCGACACCTACCTGACCTGGGGCGAGCCGCCCGCGGCGGTCGCCGACAAGCTCGACCGGGTGCGGCAGTTGGCCGCCGAGGCCGGGCGGAGCCTGGAGTACGGGATCCGCCTGCACGTCATCACCCGCGACACCTCCGCCGAGGCCTGGCGCGAGGCCGAGCGGCTGCTGGAGCGCCTACCCGCCGACACCGTGGCGCAGATCCAGGCGGGGCTGGCGCGCAGCGAGTCCGAGGGGCAGCGCCGCATGCTCGCCCTGCACGGCGGCCGCCGCGACAACCTGGAGGTCCACCCCAACCTGTGGGCCGGCGTCGGGCTGGCCCGCGGCGGAGCGGGAACCGCCCTCGTGGGCAGCCACACCGAGGTGGCCGACCGCATCGAGGAGTACCACCGGTTGGGCATCACCGAGTTCGTCCTCTCCGGCTACCCCCACCTGGAGGAGGCCTACTGGTTCGGCGAGGGGGTCCTGCCGCTGCTGCGCAGGCGCGGCCTGTGGCAGCATCCCGGAGCCGGGCCCGAGGCCGCGTCCGCGCACGTGCCCTTCCTGGGCGCCCCGCGGGTCCCGGCCGCCACGACCTGA